A stretch of [Clostridium] scindens DNA encodes these proteins:
- a CDS encoding SDR family NAD(P)-dependent oxidoreductase, with protein MMRIAIITGASSGIGREFARQIPRLYKSLDELWVVARRTDRLKELARKSEVPVRIFDGDMMRDYIFSRIEKELERYGADIRMLVNAAGYGKIGAAEELRIDEQCEMVDLNCRSLTRLSLLCLPYMTKGSRIINIASAAAFAPQPGFAVYAATKSYVYSFSQAIREEVKDRGIVVTAVCPGPVDTEFFDRAGELKNSWKATVRADVTGVVRQALRDSVRRKPASVYGAAMKGARVLSKIMPDAQIASAMAWMNKESRESGQ; from the coding sequence GTGATGAGAATTGCAATCATAACCGGGGCATCCTCGGGAATCGGCAGAGAATTTGCCCGGCAGATTCCCAGGCTGTATAAAAGCCTGGATGAACTGTGGGTAGTAGCGCGCAGGACCGACAGGCTGAAAGAACTGGCGAGAAAATCGGAAGTTCCCGTCCGGATCTTTGATGGCGACATGATGCGGGATTACATCTTCTCGCGGATAGAAAAAGAATTGGAAAGATATGGCGCGGATATCCGGATGCTGGTAAACGCCGCAGGATACGGAAAGATTGGAGCAGCGGAGGAATTGAGGATAGATGAGCAGTGCGAAATGGTCGACTTAAACTGCAGATCCCTGACCCGGCTGTCGCTCTTATGCTTGCCATATATGACAAAAGGAAGTAGAATAATTAATATTGCGTCCGCGGCAGCGTTCGCTCCACAGCCAGGATTTGCCGTGTATGCGGCTACAAAATCCTATGTATACAGTTTTTCACAGGCGATACGGGAAGAAGTGAAAGACCGGGGCATAGTAGTCACGGCAGTGTGTCCGGGCCCCGTGGACACGGAATTTTTCGATCGGGCAGGAGAACTTAAGAATTCCTGGAAGGCGACCGTCCGGGCCGATGTAACAGGCGTAGTCAGGCAGGCGTTAAGGGATTCAGTCAGGAGAAAGCCGGCATCTGTGTATGGCGCAGCCATGAAAGGGGCCCGGGTGCTTTCAAAGATCATGCCGGATGCGCAGATCGCGTCCGCGATGGCGTGGATGAACAAAGAAAGCCGCGAATCAGGACAATAA